A stretch of Carnobacterium iners DNA encodes these proteins:
- a CDS encoding ATP phosphoribosyltransferase regulatory subunit: MQFRTIAQELEKTKIKKDIKRGIENYFEKTGFSLIEPKTFQDYDDFINSAANPDLAKTVKVLGGDSKIYVLRPDITTNILSQIFTKWDGKKPLKVYYNSKIYRNELRGNVAEDYQMGIESLGDNQINGDREVFEIALNLMSKLDKDYILELGSSNYLDSFFKERKLADADELAIKTLISRKNRDELKGKLKSLKLENTMLTNILDMQGSMEKVITMAKTYETNKEMKKAIRSLESLNEYFFDKGVTDNIKVDLSMVPDLDYYDGIIFKGYCSNKPTKILSGGRYDKSTEKYGLTVSAIGFMIDMNIVTEIRMEGKN, from the coding sequence ATGCAGTTTAGAACAATTGCCCAAGAATTAGAAAAAACAAAAATAAAAAAAGACATCAAGAGAGGTATTGAGAATTATTTTGAAAAAACAGGTTTTTCTTTAATTGAACCTAAAACATTTCAAGATTACGATGATTTTATTAACTCAGCAGCTAATCCTGATCTAGCTAAGACGGTAAAAGTTTTAGGTGGAGATTCTAAGATATATGTTTTAAGACCAGATATTACAACAAATATTCTAAGTCAAATTTTTACTAAATGGGACGGAAAAAAGCCTCTAAAAGTTTACTACAATTCTAAAATTTATAGAAATGAATTAAGAGGAAATGTAGCTGAAGACTATCAAATGGGAATTGAATCATTAGGAGATAACCAAATTAACGGGGATAGAGAGGTTTTTGAAATAGCACTAAATCTGATGTCAAAATTAGACAAAGACTATATTCTAGAACTTGGTTCCAGTAACTATTTAGATAGTTTTTTCAAAGAAAGAAAGCTAGCAGATGCTGATGAACTGGCTATAAAAACACTAATTAGTAGGAAAAATCGTGATGAGCTTAAGGGGAAACTGAAGTCATTAAAACTTGAAAATACAATGTTAACTAATATATTAGATATGCAAGGGAGTATGGAAAAAGTCATTACTATGGCTAAAACCTATGAAACAAATAAAGAAATGAAAAAGGCTATCCGTTCTCTTGAAAGTCTTAACGAGTATTTTTTTGATAAAGGTGTAACGGATAATATCAAAGTTGATCTTTCTATGGTACCAGACCTTGATTATTATGATGGCATCATTTTTAAAGGCTATTGTTCAAATAAACCAACCAAAATTTTGAGCGGTGGTCGTTACGACAAGTCAACTGAAAAATATGGTTTAACGGTTTCTGCAATAGGATTCATGATTGATATGAATATCGTTACTGAAATTAGAATGGAGGGGAAAAATTAG
- the hisG gene encoding ATP phosphoribosyltransferase, with protein sequence METLTIAIAKGRLGKKGLKLFEETEYAIEMEEDSRKLIFNNANKTINFIFVKPCDVVTYVEKGVADMGIVGRDTILEENKDIYEVLDLKYGKCKFVVAGFENQDLVKKNEVLKIATKYPSYVYSIFEDRGQKIEIIKLGGAIELAPLMGLSEVIVDIVETGTTLKDNGLVVLEELDPISARLIVNKVSYRFNYEEIQKIEKVLGERR encoded by the coding sequence GTGGAGACTCTAACGATAGCGATAGCAAAAGGGCGACTTGGAAAAAAAGGATTAAAACTTTTTGAAGAAACAGAGTATGCGATTGAAATGGAAGAAGATTCTAGAAAACTAATTTTTAATAATGCTAATAAAACAATCAATTTTATCTTTGTTAAACCTTGCGACGTGGTTACTTACGTCGAAAAAGGCGTAGCGGATATGGGTATTGTAGGTAGAGACACTATTCTAGAAGAGAATAAAGATATCTACGAAGTATTGGATCTCAAATATGGTAAGTGTAAATTTGTTGTAGCTGGTTTTGAGAATCAGGACTTAGTTAAAAAGAATGAAGTTTTAAAGATAGCGACAAAATATCCTTCCTATGTTTATTCTATTTTTGAGGATAGAGGACAAAAGATAGAGATAATAAAATTGGGAGGAGCTATAGAATTAGCACCATTAATGGGGTTAAGCGAGGTCATTGTCGATATAGTAGAAACTGGAACAACCTTGAAAGATAATGGATTAGTTGTTTTAGAAGAATTGGACCCAATCAGCGCTCGTCTGATTGTGAATAAAGTCAGTTATCGATTCAACTATGAGGAGATACAAAAAATAGAAAAGGTCTTAGGTGAAAGACGATGA
- the hisD gene encoding histidinol dehydrogenase, with translation MIKIIEANKESEKIAKILSRSQMDSTEVLETVNQILEEVKTDGDKAVLKFTQLYDENKLENLKVTQEEIEAAKQAIDKDLEKALKNAIKNITTFHKKQVKEGFMINESPDVMLGQMVMPIEKVGLYIPGGTASYPSTVMMNAIPANLAGVKEIVITTPADKNGKIKDSVLVTADLLGVDQIYKIGGAQAVGALCYGSETIPKVDKIVGPGNIYVAMAKHKVSGLVGIDMIAGPSEVLIIADEKANPTFIAADLLAQAEHDKRAASIVVTDSHSQAKAIQKEVEIQLQMLERNEIAREALSEYGAIILCETKEQCFEIANDFAPEHLEILTENPFEDYKKIKNAGAIFLGEYSPEPLGDYYAGPNHTLPTSKTARFSSALGVDDFYKKTSLVYYSKEALRQASEDILLIANNEGLTGHANSIKVRMEES, from the coding sequence ATGATTAAAATAATAGAGGCAAACAAAGAAAGTGAAAAAATAGCAAAGATTTTATCTCGTAGCCAGATGGACTCGACAGAAGTGCTAGAAACAGTCAATCAAATATTGGAAGAGGTAAAAACAGATGGCGATAAGGCAGTATTAAAATTCACCCAGTTATACGATGAAAATAAGTTGGAAAACTTAAAAGTAACTCAAGAAGAAATAGAAGCAGCTAAGCAGGCTATTGATAAGGACCTAGAAAAAGCCTTGAAAAATGCGATTAAAAACATCACTACTTTTCATAAAAAACAAGTAAAAGAAGGTTTTATGATAAATGAAAGTCCAGATGTCATGCTTGGCCAAATGGTGATGCCGATTGAGAAAGTAGGGTTATACATACCAGGCGGAACTGCTTCTTATCCTTCCACGGTAATGATGAATGCTATACCTGCAAACTTGGCGGGAGTAAAGGAAATAGTCATCACAACGCCAGCAGATAAAAATGGTAAGATAAAAGATTCTGTTTTAGTGACAGCTGATTTATTGGGAGTTGACCAAATTTATAAAATTGGAGGGGCACAAGCTGTTGGCGCTCTTTGTTACGGCAGCGAAACGATTCCTAAAGTAGATAAAATTGTCGGACCAGGAAATATTTATGTTGCCATGGCTAAGCACAAAGTATCTGGATTAGTGGGTATTGATATGATTGCTGGACCAAGTGAAGTGCTGATTATTGCAGATGAGAAAGCAAATCCAACTTTCATTGCGGCTGATCTATTAGCTCAAGCAGAACACGATAAAAGAGCTGCGAGTATAGTGGTAACAGATTCTCATAGTCAAGCAAAGGCTATTCAAAAAGAGGTAGAAATCCAACTTCAAATGCTTGAACGGAATGAAATAGCTAGAGAAGCCCTTTCTGAATATGGTGCAATTATTCTTTGTGAAACGAAAGAACAATGCTTTGAAATAGCCAATGATTTTGCGCCAGAACATTTAGAAATATTGACTGAAAATCCATTTGAAGACTACAAAAAAATTAAAAACGCAGGCGCTATTTTTCTTGGAGAATATTCACCTGAACCTTTAGGAGATTATTATGCTGGCCCGAATCATACGCTGCCTACTTCAAAAACAGCGAGGTTTTCTTCCGCTCTTGGTGTCGATGACTTTTATAAAAAAACTTCTCTTGTTTATTATTCGAAAGAAGCACTCAGACAGGCGTCAGAAGACATTTTATTAATCGCTAATAACGAAGGATTGACAGGACATGCTAATTCTATCAAGGTGAGAATGGAGGAATCATAA
- the hisC gene encoding histidinol-phosphate transaminase produces the protein MEKYVREEIKKLNAYEVLNKDFTIKLDANEGVEWIKGLNRYPLDKSDTLRGELAKKLGKDKDEIVLGNGSSELIELAMKAYLEAGKTVVSFSPTFSMYQIFTIIHKGNYEEYPLDDKKKLNIEGFVEFIQEKKAKLVIISNPNNPTGLFIPREEIKKILTSVDAMVILDEAYIEFTNEPKTDFTKEFKNMLVLRTFSKAMGLAGIRLGYMIADKENIGYINRVRSPYNVNALTQEMGLKVLNDQEITNKNIEMIKKEREKMRLFLQGKDLNPFPSEANFLFFQAPKAVFDALENKAVLIRDFSGKLEGYYRLTIGTPQENESVRKIIKEVQHATS, from the coding sequence GTGGAAAAATATGTAAGAGAAGAAATAAAAAAGTTAAACGCTTATGAAGTTCTAAATAAGGATTTTACTATTAAGTTAGATGCAAATGAAGGTGTGGAGTGGATAAAAGGTCTGAACCGTTACCCGCTAGATAAAAGCGATACATTAAGAGGAGAATTAGCAAAAAAACTGGGAAAGGACAAAGATGAAATCGTGCTTGGAAATGGTTCTAGCGAACTAATTGAACTAGCAATGAAAGCTTATTTAGAAGCAGGAAAAACGGTGGTTAGTTTTTCACCCACTTTTAGTATGTACCAGATTTTCACCATAATCCATAAAGGAAACTATGAAGAGTATCCGCTAGACGATAAAAAAAAGTTAAACATTGAAGGCTTTGTAGAATTTATTCAAGAAAAAAAAGCTAAGTTAGTTATTATTAGTAATCCAAATAATCCAACAGGTCTGTTTATTCCAAGAGAAGAAATCAAAAAAATCCTAACATCAGTAGATGCAATGGTTATTTTAGATGAAGCTTACATCGAATTTACAAATGAACCGAAAACAGATTTCACTAAAGAATTCAAAAATATGCTTGTTTTAAGAACTTTTTCTAAAGCGATGGGGTTAGCTGGAATTCGATTGGGGTACATGATTGCGGACAAAGAAAATATTGGTTATATCAATCGAGTACGCTCTCCTTATAACGTAAACGCTTTGACTCAAGAAATGGGTCTAAAAGTACTCAATGATCAAGAGATTACAAATAAAAATATTGAAATGATTAAAAAAGAAAGAGAAAAGATGAGACTCTTTTTACAAGGAAAAGACTTAAATCCTTTCCCATCAGAAGCTAATTTTTTGTTTTTCCAAGCGCCAAAAGCGGTATTTGATGCATTAGAAAACAAGGCCGTATTGATTAGGGATTTTTCAGGAAAACTTGAAGGATACTATAGACTCACTATTGGTACACCCCAAGAGAATGAAAGTGTTAGGAAGATAATAAAGGAGGTACAACATGCGACAAGCTAA